CTCGGGCTGGGCCCGGGATCACCGGCCCCCGCCGCGACCTGGACCGTGGTGCGCAACGGCGGACACGAGACCCACCTGATCGATCACCGCGGCGCGACCACCACGGTGATGGTCCCACCGGTCGAGACCGTGGTCGACACCACCGGTGCCGGCGACGCGTTCGCCGCGGGCTGGCTGCTCGCCCGCGAGGGTGCCGCATCGCCGACCGACGCCATCGACGCCGCCCACCGAGTGGCCACCCGCGTGCTCGGCCGCGCTGGGGCCGATCTGGACCGGACCGACACGAGCTCGTGGAGCGACGCGTGAGCAGCTTGCTGCACATCCACGACGAGGTCGCCGATGCGCTGAGGGACCAACAGCCGGTCGTCGCGCTCGAATCCACGATCTTCTCCCACCTGGGGCTGCCGTCGCCGTCCAACGCCGAAGCCCTCGATCGCTGCCTGGCGGCGGTGCGCCAGGGTGGTGCGGTGCCGTCGATCACCGCGGTGCTCGACGGGGTGGCGCGGGTGGGCATCGAGCCCGACGAGCACGACCGCATCCTCGGTCCGGCCCGAAAGGTGGCCGCTCGCGATCTGCCCGTCGCCGTGGCGCAGAGATGGGAGGTGGGGGCCAGCACCGTCTCGGCGGCGCTGGCGCTGGCCGCTCGAGCCGGGATCGCGGTGTTCACCACCGGCGGCATCGGCGGCGTGCACCGCGACGCCCACATCACCGGCGACGTCAGCGCCGACCTCGACGCGCTCAAGTCGTTCCCGGTGGTGACGGTCTGCGCGGGGGCCAAGGCGTTCCTCGACCTCGCTCGGACCCTCGAACACCTCGAGAGCCTCGGGGTACCGGTGGTGGGCTGGCGCAGCGACCAGTTCCCGGCGTTCACCACCAGGACCAGCGGACTGCCCGTCCCACATCGCGCCGACACCCCCGGCGAGATCGCGGCCATGGTGGACGCAACCCGTTCCATCGGCGCCACCCACGGGTTGCTGGTCACCGTGCCGGTGCCCGAAGCCGACGCCATCGCCCCCGAGGTGCTGGAGCTGGCCACCGCCGAGGCCCTCGCCGACGCGGCCGAGGCCGGGGTCGTCGGAGCCGCGGTGACCCCGTTCGTGCTCGGACGGATCGCGTCGGCCACCGACGGAGCGTCGGTGGCGGCCAACCTGGCGCTGGCCGAACACAACGCTGCGGTCGCCGCCGAGATCGCCGGCGCGATCGCCGCTGGAGAGCGGAACCGGCGCTAGTCCGGCAGACAGGGGTGCAGGATCGATCGAACCAGGACGATGAGATCGGCACGCAGGTCGTCGTCGGGGCCGCACCGTGGACGCACCTCGGGCCCATAGATCATGCGGATGTCGACCATCGAGATCATCGCCGTCATGGCGAGCTGACCGGCCCGCTCGGGATCGGGGTGGGTCAGCTCGTCGCGGTGGTCGACCAGCACCTCGGCGAACCCCTCGGCGCAGGCGGTCCAGACACCGAGGCGGGCGTCGCGGAACGCCTCGTCGTTGGGTGCGGCGATCGCAGCCGCGTGGAACACGGCGCCGGCTTGACGGTAGGCGTTGAGCACCGCGTCGACGGTGCGCTCGACGATCTCGACCAGTGGCGTGTCGGCGAAGGTGGCCGTGGTCCAGTACGCCTCGGCTTCGGCCTGGAGGCGGGACGCGACCTGTTCGACCAGCACCCGCAGCACGCACGACTTGTCGTCGAAGCGGGCGTAGAACGATCCGACGGTGCGGCCGGCCCGCTCGCAGATGTCGTTGACCGAGATCTCGTCGAAGCGCCGCTCGGCGAGCAGCTCGGCGGTGGCGTCGAGAAACCGGTTGAGGGTCTCCTCGCTGCGCGCTTGGCGTGGCCGGCGCACCCACTCGGAGCTGGCGAGCCCCTTCGGGAGCCCGACCCGGCTCGTGTTGTCGGCTGCTACAGACACTGGTACCCCCCGGTGAGAGGCACCCGCGAGGCGCCTCGAGAATGAACTTACGATAGCAGGGAGTCGAGCCCCCTCCCAGCGGGTTACCGATCAGTTACCAGGGTCGAGCAATCCGGCGTGGGGCCCGAGCATCGACGTGTCGAACAGCCGGCCCATCTTCGAGTACTCGGCGCTCAAGGCCTTGACCAGGTCGGCCATGGTCACCCGGTCGCCGCGCTGGGCCGCCCGGAAGGCCGCGGTGAGGGTGACGTTGCGGATGACCCCACCCGACAGCTCGAAGCGGGTGGCGAGGAAGTCGACGTCGAGGTCCTCGTCCTGAGGAAGCGTCTCGGGGAGGTGTCGCCGCCACAGGGTGAGGCGGTGATCGACGTCGGGGATGGTGAAGTGCACGATGATGTCGAGGCGACGGGTGAAGGCCTCGTCGATGTTGGACCGCAGGTTGGTCGCCAAGATGGCGATGCCGTCGAAGTGCTCCATGCGCTGGAGCAGATAGGCGACCTCGACGTTGGCGTAGCGGTCATGGGCGCCGCTGGTCTCGGAGCGCTTGCCGAACAGCGCATCGGCTTCGTCGAAGAACAAGATGCCGTTGATCCCCTCGGCCTCGTCGAACACCCGGCTGAGGTTCTTCTCGGTCTCCCCGACGTACTTGTCGACCACGGTGGAGAGGTCGATGACATAGAGGTCGACCCCCAGCTCGCCCGCGATCGCCTCGGCCGACAGCGTCTTTCCCGTGCCCGAGTCGCCGGCGAACAGCGCGGTGATGCCACGGCCCCGCGACCCGAGACCGCGCATCTTCCACTCATCGAGCACCCGGTCGCGGTGACGACCTCGCTCGACCACCTGGGCGACCTGCTCGAGCTGGTTCTGCGGCAACACCAGGTCGTCAAAGCTGCTCCGCGGCGCGATCCGCTCGGCAAGCTGTTCGAGACGACCGGCCGCCTGGGTCCTGGCCCCGAGACGGACGTGGGTGCCGTCGACCGGCGCGGCGTCGGCCGCCGCAGCCAGGTGCGCAGCCACCGCCGCCCGCACGGTCTGTTCAGGAGTGAGTCGCAGCACGGCGACCACCTCGTCGACGCCCTCGCCCAGCTCCACGCCGCGGGCCGCCAGGGTACGCTCCCACAGCTCGATCAGCGCTGCCGGTTCCGGGCGTTGGGCATCGACGGTGAAGGGAACGATGCGGCTCCACGACGGCTCCCAGGCCGACGAGCCGACCAGGATCACCGGCCACGGGTTGTCGAGCAGCGGAACCAGCGCCTCGACGTCTCGGTTGGTGATGGTCTCGATGGGGCCGACGACGACTGCCGCGTCGTGCAATCCGCCTTCCCGGGCGATCGCCGCAGCGAGCCCGTAGGGGTGGTGGTCGGGACCCGCGCGGCGCAGGTCGAACCCCACCGCGGTGATGCCGAGCTGATCGAGCGCGGCCGCGGCGTAGGCATGACCCGAGACCGCAGGCCGCTCACGGATGTAGACGATGCGGACCCCAGCACTGAGCACCTCGGCGATCTGATCGGTGCCCGGCGCCGGCACCGCCACCAAGGGCGTCTCGAGGCTGCGGAGGAGCGGGTCGACCCCGGCCACCCCCTGCAACGCCCGCACCATCCGGTCGGGGACCCGCAGCGGGCGCAACGCGACGGGAAGCTCGGGCTGTTCGATCGACACCAGGTGGTGCCGGACCAGCGCCGACCGCTCCGACAGGACCTCGACCAGACCTGCTTGGTCGACGGGGAGCCCGACCAGCTCCAGGGCGAGCCCCACCGTGGCGGTGGGTGTCGTGAGACCCGGCTGGGCCCGTGCGCACAGCTCCCGTACATCGGTGTCGAGCTCGGCGGCGACCGCGAACAGCAACACGTCGAGCTCGGCATGGGTGAGATCGAACGACCTCTGGATGGCACCCAGGCGGGTCGACGCCCCGTCGTCGAGCGCGGCGTCGATCTCGCCCTCCACCTTCTCCAGCGCCTGGTCGACGGCGGCGAGATCGAGTCGGAACGATCCCGGTGGGTCGGCCTCGGCCAGCCTCGACAAGCGGTCGATCACGAGCCGCATGCGAGCCTGGAAGTGGGAGTCGGACAACGCGTCGGGATCCATCTGACCACCGGAGCGCTCCGACGAGGGGCTCGAGCTCTTGGAGGACCGCGGCACGGCCTCATGCTGGCACACCACCGCGTGCTGGACCCCGCACCGACGAGACCGACGATCTATGCTTCCCGGCCACGACGACCGGGGAGCGGCATGGGACGAGGCAAGAAGGACAAGAAGAAGGCCAGCACGCCGGTCGCGGCCCCCGAGGTCTTCGGCAACCAGCACCTGAGCGGCAAGGCCCAGTCGATCGGCCAGGATTCGGCCAACGAGGTGTTCAAGGTCAACTACAAGGACCAGTACGCCATGGACGGCGAGACGTCCGGCTACTTCAAGCCCGACGCCACCATGGCACCGGCCAAGAACGCCGTCGGCGCGTCACGACTGGCTCAGGGCATGGGCTGGGGAGACCTCATCCCCGAGACCCACTACGCCACCCACGACGTGAAGAACATGCATGGCAAGAAGATGAAGGGGGTCGAGGGGGCGGTGTCGAAGGCCGCCGAGGGCAGCCCGCTGATGAGCCCCGTGTTCGACACGCTCAAGGAGAGCCACAAGGGCGGCTCCACCGACGGGGTCAAGGTCAAGGGCGGAAAGGCCTACGAGCTCAGTGGCTTCGAGACGAACGGCGACGTCGACCTCTCGAAGCCGAACACCCAGAAACAGCTCAACCAGTTGCAGTGGTTCGATGCCCTGATCGGCAACGAAGACCGCCACGGCGCCAACATCCTCGTCGATCCCAAGACGGGCGAGGTGTCCGGCATCGACAACGACCTGTCCTTCGGCAACGGCATGCAGGCCACGAGCCGCTACAGCAAGCTCCCAGGCAAGGAGAACGAGGACTTCAGCAAGGGTCGCGACGGCAAGTTCCTCGGCCTTCCCGACCAGATCGACGAGGATACGGCGGGCAAGCTGCTCGGTCTCAGGCCGGAGGCCATCGCCTCCATGCTCGACCCCGAAGACGCCGAGGGATCGGGGATGAGCGAGAAGGAGCTTCAACAGACCTACCAGCGCTTGGCGCTCATCCAGCTCGAGATCGCCAAGCACCAAGACGAGGGCAAGGTCGTCTCGGAGTGGGACGACACCACCTACCAGGCGGCGCTGGATGCCGAGATCAACTACGGCAACTTCAAGCGGGAGATCCCCCGCAGCTATGTGCAGCGCCACGACAAAGCGCTGAAGCGGGCCGCCGACCCAACCGACACCGACTGGTGGAGGAAAGGCAATCGAGCCGCCGACTCTCCCGGCTCGTTGGGTCTTCCCGTCCCTCAACCAACCCCTGCGCCACCGGCGACCGCTCCGGTCCCCACGCCCACGCCCACGCCGGCTTCCACATGGGTGGAACCGTCCGCTTCGCCGCCGCAGCGCAAGCGATCCGGGCTCACGCTGGGCAGCCGCCCCTCGCCCCGACCGGTGCCACCACCCCAATCGGCCAAGCCCAACCGCACCATCCCCCGGCCCGCACCCCCGACCACCCCGCCGCCGGTGCCGCCCCAGTCGGCCAAGCCCAACCGCACCATCCCCCGGCCCCTGCCACCGACCCCCGGAGGCGGCGGCACCGCCACCAAGACCGCCCCGAAGGCCAAGCCGGTGCTCGACCGGCTGAAGGGCACCCCCTTCGACGACATGTAGGCCCGCTCCAGCACGGGCCACCGGGGCGTCGGTACACTCCTCGGACCGGCCAGGAGTGGGAGCGCCCGATGGGACTGTTCGGCAAGAAGAAGAAGTCCAAGCCGCTGAAGGAACCCGAGGTGTTGACCGACAAGCACCTCAAGGGCGCCAAGTCACTCGGCAACGACACCGCCAACCAGGTGTACAAGACCCAGTACAAGTCGGGAACAGGCATCGGCGGCTCCCGGGAGGGCTACTTCAAGGGCGACTCCGAGGACACCACCGCCCGCTACGCGGTGGGCGCGTCGAGCCTGGCCAAGGGCATGGGCCTCGGTCACCTCATCCCCGAGACCCGCTACGCCACCCACAGCGTCAAAGACGCCGACGGGAACAAGCACAAGAAGCAGTTCGGCGCGGTGTCGGCCGGGGCGAAGGGCGACGCGCTGGCCTCCAACGTGTTCGACACCGACCAGACCCAGGACGTCAAAGCCAACTACGACCAAATGAGGGGCCATGGCATCGACACCACCATGGATAAGCAGGCCGTCGACAAGGGCTACAAGAAGCGCCAGGGCAAGAAGAAGAGCGACGTCTCCTACATGGGAATGTCCGGCGCCGAGCTCAACGAGGTGGACCTCAGCGACCCCGCGATCCAGCAGCAGCTGAACCACCTCCAATGGTTCGACGCCCTGATCGGCAACACCGACCGCCACGCCGGCAACATCCTCGTCGACTCCGACACCAAGCAGGTGAAGGGAATCGACAACGACATGGCCTTCGGTCGGGGCATCACGGCCAAGTTCCAGAACGGTGACATGAACGAGGAGTTCGAGAAAGGCGCCGAGGGCAAGTACCTCGGATTGCCGGCCCAGATCGACCAGGACATGGCCGACAAGCTGCTCGGGCTCGACGACGACACGATCAAGGAGATCCTCACCTCGGGTGGGCCCGACCATCCAGGGGCCACGTTCTCCGACGACGACCTGCAGAGCACCTACGACCGGCTGGCGGTGATCAAGGCCAAGGTCCAGGGGATGGTCGACAACGAC
The sequence above is drawn from the Acidimicrobiales bacterium genome and encodes:
- a CDS encoding pseudouridine-5'-phosphate glycosidase translates to MSSLLHIHDEVADALRDQQPVVALESTIFSHLGLPSPSNAEALDRCLAAVRQGGAVPSITAVLDGVARVGIEPDEHDRILGPARKVAARDLPVAVAQRWEVGASTVSAALALAARAGIAVFTTGGIGGVHRDAHITGDVSADLDALKSFPVVTVCAGAKAFLDLARTLEHLESLGVPVVGWRSDQFPAFTTRTSGLPVPHRADTPGEIAAMVDATRSIGATHGLLVTVPVPEADAIAPEVLELATAEALADAAEAGVVGAAVTPFVLGRIASATDGASVAANLALAEHNAAVAAEIAGAIAAGERNRR
- a CDS encoding TetR/AcrR family transcriptional regulator; translated protein: MSVAADNTSRVGLPKGLASSEWVRRPRQARSEETLNRFLDATAELLAERRFDEISVNDICERAGRTVGSFYARFDDKSCVLRVLVEQVASRLQAEAEAYWTTATFADTPLVEIVERTVDAVLNAYRQAGAVFHAAAIAAPNDEAFRDARLGVWTACAEGFAEVLVDHRDELTHPDPERAGQLAMTAMISMVDIRMIYGPEVRPRCGPDDDLRADLIVLVRSILHPCLPD
- a CDS encoding ATP-binding protein, with product MPRSSKSSSPSSERSGGQMDPDALSDSHFQARMRLVIDRLSRLAEADPPGSFRLDLAAVDQALEKVEGEIDAALDDGASTRLGAIQRSFDLTHAELDVLLFAVAAELDTDVRELCARAQPGLTTPTATVGLALELVGLPVDQAGLVEVLSERSALVRHHLVSIEQPELPVALRPLRVPDRMVRALQGVAGVDPLLRSLETPLVAVPAPGTDQIAEVLSAGVRIVYIRERPAVSGHAYAAAALDQLGITAVGFDLRRAGPDHHPYGLAAAIAREGGLHDAAVVVGPIETITNRDVEALVPLLDNPWPVILVGSSAWEPSWSRIVPFTVDAQRPEPAALIELWERTLAARGVELGEGVDEVVAVLRLTPEQTVRAAVAAHLAAAADAAPVDGTHVRLGARTQAAGRLEQLAERIAPRSSFDDLVLPQNQLEQVAQVVERGRHRDRVLDEWKMRGLGSRGRGITALFAGDSGTGKTLSAEAIAGELGVDLYVIDLSTVVDKYVGETEKNLSRVFDEAEGINGILFFDEADALFGKRSETSGAHDRYANVEVAYLLQRMEHFDGIAILATNLRSNIDEAFTRRLDIIVHFTIPDVDHRLTLWRRHLPETLPQDEDLDVDFLATRFELSGGVIRNVTLTAAFRAAQRGDRVTMADLVKALSAEYSKMGRLFDTSMLGPHAGLLDPGN